GCCCGGCGGTCGGTTCCCTGTTCGCGGCGGTGGAGCGCTACCGGGAGCTCGTGATCGGGCTCGACGGACAGACGGTTCCCGACGCGTGCGGGTGGCGCACGGAGTTCCTGCGTCGCGTCACCGTCTGGAGGGACGATGTCGCGTTGGGCGGCCCGGGACCGACCGCGCCGGATCGGCGGTTCCTCCAGCGCCTCACGGCGACCACGAGGGATGTGGACGACCTGCGAAGCTCCCGGGATCCGATCCTCGCGGGTCCCGCTCCCGAGGACTCCTTGAGGAAGCGCGCTTGGATCCAGGTTCGCAAGGAGCGGATTACGCGAGCGCGAGGCGCGCGTCGCCGAGCGCAAGGTATTTCGGGAAGCGCTCGGCTTCGCTGCCCTCGCCCGGGAGCAGATCCGACAACGGCCATTCGAGCGCGTGCCGCTGCTCGGGCGAGCACTGCTTGAACCACGCATCGAGCCCCTGCGCGGTGCAGATCTCGGCCGGCAGGCGGTCGAGGTACCAGCGCGCCTGC
The window above is part of the Terriglobia bacterium genome. Proteins encoded here:
- a CDS encoding DUF3418 domain-containing protein; protein product: QARWYLDRLPAEICTAQGLDAWFKQCSPEQRHALEWPLSDLLPGEGSEAERFPKYLALGDARLALA